A genomic stretch from Deinococcus multiflagellatus includes:
- a CDS encoding exonuclease SbcCD subunit D — translation MRVLHTADFHAGRSLRGFDRTPEVHEALTEIAALARTERADAVLVAGDLFDTANPSADAEHAVFDFFLRLRDAGIPSVVIAGNHDSAARLQSVTGLLGWVGVQVVAQPSTNAAEMVRTVQTRAGETLVVGALPHLSERRLVKAADLMGGDTGMWRQKYREGMGFFLRRLGEGFRPGAVNMLMAHATMDGAVPSGSERTLQFDLTNAYTLSGLQLPPGAQYVALGHVHKPQQVSDSPMAAYPGSVIQLDFGEGGEKKGVNLVEVEPGRPARLHTIPLASGRELRTVRVDLEQVEARLAREQGFPGLLKVVVRAPAGTALPGLKDRVLRLAPTALAVELDAQQEDLATPDLKREGLSLLDLYERYHRERRGELPGDLRAAFQQADEWARQEEGC, via the coding sequence ATGCGCGTACTTCATACCGCTGATTTCCATGCGGGCCGTTCGCTGCGCGGCTTTGACCGCACCCCGGAAGTGCACGAGGCCCTCACGGAAATCGCCGCGTTGGCCCGCACCGAGCGCGCCGACGCCGTGCTGGTGGCGGGCGACCTGTTCGACACCGCCAATCCATCCGCCGACGCCGAGCACGCGGTGTTCGACTTCTTTCTGCGCCTGCGCGACGCGGGGATTCCCAGCGTGGTCATTGCTGGCAACCACGACAGCGCCGCGAGGTTGCAGTCGGTCACCGGACTGCTGGGCTGGGTGGGTGTGCAGGTGGTGGCGCAGCCCAGCACCAACGCCGCCGAGATGGTGCGCACCGTGCAGACCAGGGCGGGCGAGACGCTGGTGGTGGGCGCCCTGCCCCACCTGTCAGAGCGGCGGCTGGTCAAGGCCGCCGACCTGATGGGCGGCGACACCGGCATGTGGCGCCAGAAGTACCGCGAGGGGATGGGCTTCTTTCTGCGCCGTCTGGGCGAGGGCTTTCGGCCGGGGGCCGTGAACATGCTGATGGCCCACGCCACCATGGACGGCGCGGTGCCCAGCGGCTCAGAGCGCACCCTGCAGTTTGACCTGACCAACGCCTACACGCTCTCGGGGCTGCAACTGCCGCCCGGCGCGCAGTACGTGGCGCTGGGGCACGTGCACAAGCCGCAGCAGGTCAGCGATTCGCCCATGGCCGCCTACCCCGGTAGCGTAATTCAGCTGGATTTTGGCGAGGGCGGCGAGAAAAAGGGCGTGAACCTCGTGGAGGTTGAGCCGGGGCGACCGGCCCGCCTGCACACCATTCCCCTGGCCAGTGGCCGCGAACTGCGCACCGTCCGGGTGGACCTGGAGCAGGTGGAGGCCCGGCTGGCGCGCGAACAGGGCTTTCCCGGCCTGCTGAAGGTGGTGGTGCGCGCGCCCGCCGGCACCGCCCTGCCGGGCCTGAAGGACCGCGTGCTGCGGCTGGCCCCCACGGCCCTGGCGGTGGAACTTGACGCCCAGCAGGAAGACCTTGCCACCCCGGACCTGAAGCGCGAGGGCCTGAGCCTGCTGGACCTCTACGAGCGCTACCACCGCGAGCGCCGGGGTGAACTGCCGGGCGACCTGCGCGCCGCGTTTCAGCAGGCCGATGAATGGGCGCGGCAGGAGGAAGGATGTTGA
- a CDS encoding GNAT family N-acetyltransferase: MAIAAPSPLLTGQRTVLRPVEEGDASFILKQRLDPRIGAHLHATSPDLSSQQLWIRQQRERPDDYYFAICLRGTGEMRGVIGLYNVTAQEAELGRYICIGAPEQAMEGSLLLQHWALETLGLNVVYCTFTPANRTTRVLTRVQQWYRHPEPVTDALTGTLLERWQTDQQTFRANRPRLLQRLEALREAAGPTR, from the coding sequence ATGGCCATTGCCGCTCCATCGCCCCTGCTCACCGGTCAGCGCACGGTCCTGCGCCCTGTCGAAGAAGGCGATGCGTCCTTCATCTTGAAGCAGCGACTTGACCCACGCATTGGCGCCCACCTGCACGCTACCAGCCCTGACCTGTCCTCTCAGCAACTCTGGATTCGCCAGCAAAGAGAGAGGCCAGACGATTATTACTTTGCGATTTGCCTGCGCGGCACGGGCGAGATGAGGGGCGTGATTGGCCTCTATAACGTCACAGCGCAGGAAGCGGAACTGGGCCGCTATATCTGCATCGGTGCGCCGGAACAGGCGATGGAAGGGTCTTTGCTGCTCCAGCACTGGGCCCTGGAAACGCTGGGGCTGAACGTGGTGTACTGCACGTTTACCCCGGCCAACCGCACCACCCGCGTCCTGACCCGAGTGCAGCAGTGGTACAGGCACCCCGAGCCTGTGACCGACGCACTGACGGGCACCCTTCTTGAGCGGTGGCAAACCGACCAGCAAACCTTCAGGGCCAATCGACCCCGACTTCTACAGCGACTGGAAGCCCTACGAGAGGCGGCAGGGCCAACCCGCTAA
- a CDS encoding YbaB/EbfC family nucleoid-associated protein, whose amino-acid sequence MDMKKLMKQMQQAQAAAAKIQDDLAAKSVEGTASGLVTVTMNGHGKVTALKIKPEAVDADDVEALEDLLLVALQDASAKADALQQDATRGLGIPGF is encoded by the coding sequence ATGGACATGAAGAAGCTGATGAAACAGATGCAGCAGGCCCAGGCCGCTGCCGCCAAGATTCAGGACGACCTCGCCGCCAAATCTGTGGAAGGCACCGCCAGCGGCCTGGTAACGGTGACCATGAACGGCCACGGCAAGGTGACGGCCCTGAAGATCAAGCCCGAAGCGGTGGACGCGGACGACGTGGAGGCCCTGGAAGACCTGCTTCTGGTGGCCCTGCAGGACGCCAGCGCCAAGGCCGACGCCCTGCAGCAAGACGCCACGCGCGGCCTGGGCATCCCCGGCTTCTGA
- the recR gene encoding recombination mediator RecR — MKYPPSLVALIRELSRLPGIGPKSAQRLAFYLFEQPREDIERLSRALLEAKRDLHTCPICFNITDADKCDVCSDPTRDQSTICVVEEPGDVIAIERSGEYRGLYHVLHGVLSPMNGVGPDRLQIKPLLPRVQEGHEVILATGTTVEGDATALYLQRLLEPLGAVVSRIAYGLPVGGALEYADEVTLGRALAGRTRVSKSG, encoded by the coding sequence ATGAAATATCCCCCCTCGCTGGTGGCCCTGATCCGCGAACTCTCGCGGCTGCCGGGCATTGGGCCCAAGAGCGCGCAGCGGCTGGCCTTTTACCTGTTCGAGCAACCCCGCGAGGACATTGAGCGGCTGTCGCGGGCGCTGCTGGAGGCCAAGCGCGACCTGCACACCTGCCCCATCTGTTTCAACATCACCGACGCGGACAAGTGCGATGTGTGCAGCGACCCCACGCGCGACCAGAGCACCATCTGCGTGGTGGAAGAACCCGGCGATGTCATCGCCATTGAGCGCAGCGGCGAATACCGGGGCCTCTACCATGTGCTGCACGGGGTCCTGAGCCCCATGAACGGTGTGGGCCCGGACCGCCTGCAAATCAAGCCTCTGCTGCCGCGCGTGCAGGAAGGCCACGAGGTCATCCTGGCGACCGGCACCACCGTGGAAGGCGACGCCACCGCCCTGTACCTGCAGCGGCTGCTGGAACCCCTGGGCGCGGTCGTCAGCCGCATCGCCTATGGCCTGCCGGTGGGCGGCGCGCTGGAATACGCCGACGAGGTGACCCTGGGCCGCGCGCTGGCCGGCCGCACCCGCGTGAGCAAGTCCGGGTAA
- a CDS encoding polysaccharide deacetylase family protein gives MARRWLPLLLVPLLGELWGRAAGWGALGAGDPGQPRVALTFDDGPSPRTPELLAVLARHGVRATFFVTASACAAFPAGLAALEAAGHRLEAHGRWHRHALLLPPWQEWAQVCWHPRPGQPGPLLYRPPYGGHSPWTRLLVRAARRQVALWDVEGRDWTAADASTLARQTLARVKPGSVILLHDGPAVTPALLDRLLAGLHERGLSAVPLHELPPQRIGWRAGWQRLRASYGG, from the coding sequence GTGGCTAGGCGCTGGCTGCCGCTCCTGCTGGTGCCGCTGCTGGGCGAACTGTGGGGCCGCGCGGCGGGCTGGGGCGCCCTGGGGGCCGGCGACCCGGGCCAGCCCCGCGTGGCCCTGACCTTCGATGACGGCCCCAGCCCGCGCACCCCGGAATTGCTGGCGGTGCTGGCGCGGCATGGGGTACGCGCCACCTTCTTCGTCACTGCCTCGGCGTGCGCGGCCTTTCCGGCGGGGCTGGCAGCCCTGGAAGCGGCCGGGCACCGTCTGGAAGCCCACGGCCGCTGGCACCGCCACGCCCTGCTGCTGCCCCCCTGGCAGGAGTGGGCCCAGGTGTGCTGGCATCCCCGCCCGGGGCAGCCGGGGCCGCTGCTGTACCGCCCCCCCTACGGCGGCCACAGTCCCTGGACCCGGCTGCTGGTCCGCGCCGCCCGGCGGCAGGTGGCCCTGTGGGACGTGGAGGGCCGCGACTGGACCGCCGCCGACGCCAGTACCCTGGCCCGGCAGACCCTGGCCCGCGTGAAGCCCGGCAGCGTGATCCTGCTGCACGACGGCCCAGCGGTCACGCCAGCCCTGCTGGACAGATTGCTCGCCGGCCTGCACGAACGCGGTCTGAGTGCCGTTCCGCTGCACGAATTGCCCCCCCAGCGCATCGGCTGGCGGGCCGGCTGGCAACGCTTGAGGGCCAGCTACGGCGGCTAA
- a CDS encoding MFS transporter, protein MTPVRPRAPRDRLPLRAEGLGPVGVAAASLACAEFVRSGLYGAYLTQVIDSQFGLPVTAAAGAWTAHFLTDTLMRGPAGALLGRFGLRPVALAGAGLSVLALALMLLAPPSVWALLLTSALHGAGFSAMWPVAMNLTADAARDGYQGRALALVGNGIMPLSGLGFLVFGALAGRGDAFALWLGLGLLLLSAALALLLPLGRVLPASDAAADPKARSVMSALLPLLPAAFMQTLSMTLLGPWLFRMAEDGLGLTYWGVVALLGLGGAVAYGTMPLTGRFADQGQARAGVMIGYGLVSLAFAGFALTPAPWLLYVLAVVAGLGYAFLSPAWAALVARVLPVAQRPAAWGVLMTVENAGTALGPLLGGLALAKAGVPGPFVLGAVLAGLTSAGYVVFRRVFQEARG, encoded by the coding sequence ATGACGCCGGTGCGCCCCCGCGCCCCGCGTGACCGCCTGCCCCTGCGCGCCGAGGGCCTGGGACCAGTGGGGGTGGCGGCGGCCTCGCTGGCCTGCGCCGAGTTCGTGCGCAGCGGTCTGTACGGCGCTTACCTGACCCAGGTCATTGACAGTCAGTTTGGCCTGCCCGTGACCGCCGCCGCAGGCGCCTGGACCGCCCATTTCCTCACCGACACCCTGATGCGCGGCCCGGCGGGCGCCCTGCTGGGCCGGTTCGGGCTGCGGCCCGTGGCCCTGGCGGGCGCAGGGCTCAGCGTGCTGGCGCTGGCGCTGATGCTGCTGGCGCCGCCCAGCGTGTGGGCGCTGCTGCTGACCTCGGCGCTGCACGGTGCGGGCTTTTCCGCCATGTGGCCGGTGGCCATGAACCTCACCGCCGACGCGGCCCGTGACGGGTACCAGGGCCGGGCGCTGGCGCTGGTGGGCAACGGCATCATGCCCCTGTCGGGCCTGGGGTTCCTGGTGTTCGGCGCACTGGCTGGGCGGGGCGACGCCTTTGCGCTCTGGCTGGGCCTGGGGCTGCTGCTGCTCTCGGCGGCGCTGGCATTGCTGCTGCCGCTGGGCCGAGTGCTGCCCGCCAGTGACGCCGCAGCCGACCCCAAGGCCCGCTCGGTGATGTCGGCCCTGCTCCCGCTGCTGCCCGCCGCTTTCATGCAGACCCTCAGCATGACCCTGCTGGGGCCGTGGCTGTTCCGGATGGCCGAGGACGGCCTGGGCCTCACGTACTGGGGGGTGGTGGCCCTGCTGGGCCTGGGCGGGGCGGTGGCCTACGGCACCATGCCGCTCACCGGCCGCTTCGCCGACCAGGGGCAGGCCCGCGCCGGGGTGATGATCGGGTACGGCCTGGTCAGCCTCGCCTTTGCGGGCTTTGCCCTGACGCCCGCCCCGTGGCTGCTGTACGTGCTGGCGGTGGTGGCTGGACTGGGCTACGCCTTCCTGTCGCCCGCCTGGGCCGCGCTGGTGGCGCGCGTGCTGCCGGTGGCCCAGCGCCCCGCCGCCTGGGGCGTGCTGATGACCGTGGAGAACGCGGGCACCGCCCTGGGACCGCTGCTGGGAGGCCTCGCCCTGGCCAAGGCGGGGGTGCCGGGCCCCTTTGTGCTGGGCGCCGTGCTGGCTGGCCTGACCTCGGCCGGGTACGTGGTGTTTCGCCGGGTGTTTCAGGAGGCGCGTGGCTAG
- a CDS encoding glycosyltransferase, with product MPAFTVVIPARNEANYLPQTLRALDRQTQAPQAVLVVDNGSRDDTVALARAWGAQVLQCSEKGVARARQRGLEAAQTEWVATTDADSLPAPEWLERLNAAAPGHVALYGPMRFSGVAPHWSGLSQAAYSTFLHGARLLGRPNLAGANMAYSREAALLAGGYPDVEAYEDVILGQALARLGEVAYVRGALVETSPRRLDRGVVPFVWQHLRNISGHTRGYFGDDR from the coding sequence GTGCCCGCGTTTACCGTCGTGATTCCGGCCCGCAACGAGGCGAACTACCTGCCCCAGACCCTGCGGGCCCTGGACCGTCAAACGCAGGCGCCGCAGGCCGTGCTGGTGGTGGACAACGGCAGCCGTGACGACACCGTGGCCCTGGCCCGCGCCTGGGGCGCGCAGGTGCTGCAATGCAGCGAAAAGGGCGTGGCCCGCGCCCGGCAGCGCGGCCTGGAAGCCGCCCAGACCGAGTGGGTGGCCACCACCGACGCCGATTCGCTGCCCGCCCCAGAGTGGCTGGAGCGCCTGAACGCCGCGGCACCGGGCCATGTGGCCCTGTACGGCCCCATGCGCTTTTCGGGCGTGGCGCCGCACTGGTCGGGCCTTTCGCAGGCGGCTTACAGCACCTTCCTGCACGGCGCGCGGCTGCTGGGCCGGCCCAATCTGGCCGGGGCCAACATGGCCTACTCGCGCGAAGCCGCCCTGCTGGCCGGCGGCTATCCGGATGTGGAAGCCTACGAGGACGTCATTCTGGGGCAGGCGCTGGCGCGCCTGGGCGAGGTGGCCTACGTGCGCGGCGCGCTGGTGGAAACCAGCCCGCGCCGCCTGGACCGGGGCGTGGTGCCGTTTGTGTGGCAGCACCTGCGCAACATCAGCGGTCATACACGAGGCTATTTCGGGGATGACCGCTAG
- a CDS encoding glycosyltransferase, producing MKPLRIGLFTDTFLPDQNGIVTSVGLLSDELRAQGHHVDVVAPDFPEHVDSRADVVRVDSVRYVFLPTYRLAWPTRKDFTQKYDVVHTHTPLTLGLAGARLARKWNVPHVATYHTHIEAYTHYVPGVTALQRHTGVVTKAMSLLYGRADAVITPTAGMLDVLRAMRVRRPVVIPTSIDPRVLRAAPPIGNPWPDGKRRLLSVGRLAREKRFDHVLDTVAALPDAHLVVLGEGPERAHLEAHAARLGIADRVTFLGVRPWTEIGAYYRLAELFLFASDTETQGLVLQEAQLMGVPVVAVGARGTLSGVAHERSGYLVRPADVNALIWYTRQILDEPALWARLSAGARTFGASTTPAGVASQVLDVYRQVLGRPLEIPFPEGASGHPRNSLVYDR from the coding sequence ATGAAGCCGCTGCGGATCGGGCTGTTTACGGACACGTTCCTGCCGGATCAGAACGGCATCGTGACCAGCGTGGGGCTCCTGAGTGACGAGCTGCGCGCCCAGGGGCACCACGTGGATGTGGTGGCCCCCGACTTCCCCGAGCATGTGGACAGCCGCGCCGACGTGGTGCGGGTGGATTCGGTGCGCTACGTGTTCCTGCCCACCTACCGCCTCGCGTGGCCCACGCGCAAGGACTTCACCCAGAAGTATGACGTGGTGCACACCCACACGCCCCTGACCCTGGGCCTGGCGGGCGCCCGGCTGGCCCGCAAGTGGAACGTGCCGCATGTGGCGACCTACCACACGCACATTGAGGCCTACACCCACTACGTGCCTGGCGTCACGGCCCTGCAGCGCCACACCGGCGTGGTCACCAAGGCCATGAGCCTGCTCTACGGCCGCGCCGACGCCGTAATCACGCCCACGGCCGGCATGCTGGACGTGCTGCGCGCCATGCGGGTGCGCCGCCCCGTGGTGATTCCCACGTCCATTGACCCGCGCGTGCTGCGCGCCGCGCCGCCTATCGGGAACCCCTGGCCCGACGGCAAGCGCCGGCTGCTCAGCGTGGGCCGCCTGGCCCGTGAAAAGCGTTTTGACCACGTGCTGGACACGGTGGCGGCCCTGCCCGACGCGCACCTTGTGGTGCTGGGCGAGGGCCCTGAGCGCGCCCATCTGGAGGCCCACGCCGCCCGGCTGGGCATTGCCGACCGGGTGACCTTCCTGGGGGTGCGCCCCTGGACCGAGATCGGGGCGTACTACCGCCTTGCGGAACTGTTCCTGTTCGCCAGCGACACCGAAACGCAGGGGCTGGTGCTGCAGGAAGCCCAGCTGATGGGCGTGCCGGTGGTGGCGGTGGGGGCGCGCGGCACCCTCAGCGGTGTGGCGCACGAACGCAGCGGCTATCTGGTGCGCCCGGCCGATGTGAACGCCCTGATTTGGTACACCCGCCAGATTCTGGATGAGCCGGCACTGTGGGCGCGCCTCTCGGCGGGCGCGCGCACCTTCGGGGCCTCCACCACCCCAGCTGGGGTGGCGTCGCAGGTGCTGGACGTGTACCGGCAGGTGCTGGGCCGCCCACTGGAAATTCCCTTTCCCGAGGGGGCTAGCGGTCATCCCCGAAATAGCCTCGTGTATGACCGCTGA
- a CDS encoding YkoP family protein translates to MTTPHPLWLRAALHAGVGGTWHGGHPGDPRVGLAVPVQTLDELARTQQVLRDAGVQATLLVPPALARQAPAEVRAARARGHEVGGLGDPAGLSVLEVAAAHPVTTWATPATLGALRQLGARHLRALPPGPAQPAPGALLSVAPEHLAATLAALQAGGYQPVPVGAVPEVRPAQPGDLWPRVYARLVEDRFARQHRVIDLTARADGVMRVAPLDHAPAPLPLPRHTPTAELHVHSPRLVGLSSRSALLAYRAYRRSLKDVAQALQERPELQAAQAVFAVTLLHAPLAQSGFELLDLPPARARWYGLGFRLLRRAYGTHRAPSEGVPKMAWLSREAFLRLHG, encoded by the coding sequence ATGACCACGCCCCACCCGCTCTGGCTCCGCGCCGCGCTGCATGCGGGGGTGGGCGGCACGTGGCATGGCGGCCACCCCGGGGACCCGCGGGTGGGTCTGGCCGTGCCTGTTCAGACCCTGGATGAACTGGCCCGCACCCAGCAGGTGCTGCGGGACGCTGGGGTGCAGGCCACCCTGCTGGTGCCCCCGGCGCTGGCCCGGCAGGCACCGGCCGAGGTCCGTGCTGCCCGCGCCAGGGGCCACGAGGTGGGCGGCCTCGGGGACCCGGCCGGGCTCAGTGTTCTGGAGGTGGCGGCGGCGCACCCGGTGACCACCTGGGCCACCCCGGCCACCCTGGGGGCCCTGCGGCAGTTGGGGGCCCGGCACCTACGCGCCCTGCCCCCCGGCCCAGCCCAGCCGGCCCCGGGCGCCCTGCTGAGCGTGGCCCCCGAGCACTTGGCGGCCACGCTGGCGGCGCTGCAGGCTGGTGGGTATCAGCCGGTGCCGGTGGGGGCCGTGCCGGAGGTGCGCCCCGCCCAGCCCGGCGACCTGTGGCCGCGCGTGTATGCCCGGCTGGTGGAAGACCGCTTTGCCCGCCAGCACCGCGTGATTGACCTGACGGCGCGCGCCGATGGCGTGATGCGGGTGGCGCCGCTGGACCACGCACCGGCCCCTCTGCCGCTGCCCCGCCACACCCCCACCGCCGAATTGCATGTGCATTCGCCCCGGCTGGTGGGCCTGAGCTCCCGCAGCGCCCTGCTGGCCTACCGCGCCTACCGCCGCAGCCTGAAAGACGTGGCCCAGGCCCTGCAGGAGCGGCCCGAACTGCAGGCGGCCCAGGCTGTTTTTGCGGTAACGCTGCTTCACGCGCCGTTGGCCCAGTCGGGCTTTGAGCTGCTGGACCTGCCCCCGGCCCGCGCCCGCTGGTACGGCCTGGGCTTTCGCCTGCTGCGCCGGGCCTACGGCACCCACCGCGCCCCCAGCGAGGGCGTGCCAAAGATGGCGTGGCTGAGCCGGGAAGCGTTCCTGCGGCTGCATGGATAG
- a CDS encoding GAF domain-containing sensor histidine kinase, translating to MTEWSAGAGAHGEARGSSVPGPEGAFALPPFPPGLSAATSLGQFGEVLAAYACRLAHAHGVRVWIVVDGAPVAVAEDGRGLGLGDPALVQDALTLGVLQEAGMLCALPFGCGVLEFVGAAPGGVRALLGAAPLLALAVEGVQAREARRGHGRIAETVEGLVRRLGGSLNLAEVLTVTAQSAALALGFHRAFVALFSELREGGARTGEVFTHGFAEPFSGGIGVGPVTFETLVRRGEAIRFERGRDAGTPLARGLAELNPGAAVIAPLSARGQALGLLYVDTNAPGASASEDDARLVLALAEQASLAIDNARLYGIETRKRAAAEALREAGEALAGSLHLSDTLERVLERAVTLFRADAAAVYERQPDGRTVNIRSALGLPSEYMLRVRAKVGVGVTGRAIAECAPVAARDLNTEHYGGSSRYTRQLLAAGRYPYRGVLSLPLITRAGVFGALTLYWEVPLPLDGDDLALAAVFASQAGLAIENARLYEEELRRENEAAALLSVARVLGENQSDAALGDTARLVTHALNAARGLIALTDERGEFSRCATYNLHVPSRADLQALAAQLGRGPRALTRRHTLPVAGSALIVPLLGPDRAPGPDHEPPGPPLLGFLYLDDPGTAPPGEHLLHLSRSIADQIAQTLTRERLLSALAREEARYRQLAEGAHDLIISTDDRGVVTYANPAARALLEPLTGPLDGADLLTLPTPETRGALNAAWHLARTQSGSRADIQVGPYRLEVRLSPVDGGRGVLTVSRDLSELQTLADEIARRGQALEAAASRTVEMRAFLTLFTQAQEEERRRISRELHDDTAQVLTATTRRVARLARDLSGEQRERANDIQQDLNAAIDGVRRFARNLRPSVLDDLGLLPALEWLASAASTLTRLEVSGQERRLNPATELTLFRLAQEALNNVDKHARASTAAIRVAFDGAHVRLAITDDGQGFTPDQAQQRAEAGHLGLIGLRERVTLTGGTLEVESSPGTGTTLVFTLPG from the coding sequence ATGACCGAGTGGTCAGCAGGCGCAGGGGCCCACGGGGAGGCGCGGGGCAGCAGTGTGCCGGGCCCGGAGGGGGCCTTTGCGCTGCCTCCCTTTCCCCCTGGCCTCTCGGCCGCAACCAGCCTGGGGCAGTTTGGCGAGGTGCTGGCCGCTTACGCCTGCCGCCTCGCGCATGCCCACGGGGTGCGGGTGTGGATCGTGGTGGACGGCGCCCCCGTGGCGGTGGCCGAGGACGGGCGCGGCCTGGGTCTGGGTGACCCGGCGCTGGTGCAAGACGCCCTGACCCTGGGCGTGCTGCAGGAAGCCGGCATGCTGTGCGCGCTGCCCTTTGGCTGCGGGGTGCTGGAATTCGTGGGGGCCGCGCCGGGGGGCGTGCGGGCGCTGCTGGGCGCCGCGCCGCTGCTGGCCCTGGCCGTGGAAGGCGTGCAGGCCAGAGAAGCCCGGCGCGGCCACGGCCGCATTGCCGAAACCGTGGAAGGGCTGGTGCGCCGCCTGGGGGGCAGCCTGAATCTGGCCGAGGTGCTCACCGTGACCGCCCAGAGCGCGGCGCTGGCCCTGGGCTTTCACCGCGCGTTTGTGGCCCTGTTCAGCGAACTGCGCGAGGGCGGGGCGCGCACCGGCGAGGTGTTCACCCACGGCTTTGCCGAGCCGTTCAGCGGCGGCATTGGCGTGGGGCCCGTCACCTTCGAAACGCTGGTGCGCCGGGGCGAGGCCATCCGCTTCGAGCGGGGCCGCGACGCGGGCACCCCGCTGGCACGGGGGCTGGCCGAACTGAACCCGGGCGCGGCGGTCATCGCGCCCCTGTCGGCGCGGGGGCAGGCGCTGGGGCTGCTGTACGTGGACACCAATGCCCCCGGCGCCAGTGCCAGCGAGGACGACGCCCGGCTGGTGCTGGCCCTGGCCGAACAGGCCTCGCTGGCGATTGACAACGCCCGGCTGTACGGCATCGAGACCCGCAAACGCGCGGCGGCCGAGGCGCTGCGCGAGGCGGGCGAGGCCCTGGCCGGCAGCCTGCACCTCTCGGACACCCTGGAGCGGGTGCTCGAACGCGCGGTGACCCTGTTCCGCGCCGACGCGGCGGCCGTGTACGAACGGCAGCCGGACGGCCGCACCGTGAACATCCGCTCGGCGCTGGGGTTGCCCAGCGAGTACATGCTGCGGGTGCGCGCCAAGGTGGGCGTGGGCGTGACCGGCCGCGCCATTGCCGAGTGCGCCCCGGTGGCCGCCCGGGACCTGAACACCGAGCACTACGGCGGCAGCAGCCGCTACACCCGGCAACTGCTGGCCGCCGGGCGCTACCCCTACCGGGGCGTGCTGAGCCTGCCCCTGATCACCCGCGCGGGCGTGTTCGGGGCGCTGACCCTGTACTGGGAGGTGCCGTTGCCGCTGGACGGCGACGATCTGGCGCTGGCGGCCGTGTTCGCCTCGCAGGCGGGGCTGGCGATTGAAAACGCCCGGCTGTACGAAGAAGAGCTGCGCCGCGAGAACGAGGCGGCAGCCCTGCTGAGCGTGGCGCGGGTGCTGGGCGAGAACCAGAGCGACGCGGCCCTGGGCGACACCGCCCGGCTGGTCACCCACGCCCTGAACGCGGCCCGGGGCCTGATCGCCCTGACCGACGAACGCGGCGAGTTCTCGCGCTGCGCCACCTACAACCTGCATGTGCCTTCCCGCGCGGACCTGCAGGCCCTGGCCGCGCAACTGGGCCGGGGCCCGCGCGCCCTGACCCGCCGCCACACCCTGCCGGTGGCGGGCAGCGCGCTGATCGTGCCGCTGCTGGGCCCGGACCGCGCCCCGGGCCCCGACCACGAGCCCCCGGGGCCGCCGCTGCTGGGCTTTCTGTACCTGGACGATCCGGGCACCGCCCCGCCCGGCGAGCACCTGCTGCACCTCTCGCGCAGCATTGCCGACCAGATTGCCCAGACACTCACCCGCGAGCGGCTGCTCTCGGCGCTGGCGCGCGAGGAAGCCCGCTACCGCCAGTTGGCCGAGGGCGCCCACGACCTGATTATCTCCACCGATGACCGGGGCGTGGTCACCTACGCCAACCCGGCGGCGCGGGCGCTGCTTGAACCCCTGACCGGGCCGCTGGACGGCGCCGACCTGCTCACCCTGCCCACGCCCGAGACCCGGGGCGCCCTGAACGCCGCGTGGCACCTGGCGCGCACCCAGTCGGGCAGCCGCGCAGATATTCAGGTGGGGCCCTACCGCTTAGAGGTGCGCCTGAGCCCGGTGGACGGCGGCCGGGGCGTGCTGACCGTCAGCCGCGACCTCTCGGAGCTGCAGACCCTGGCCGACGAGATTGCGCGCCGGGGACAGGCCCTGGAAGCCGCCGCCAGCCGCACGGTGGAGATGCGCGCCTTCCTGACCCTGTTCACCCAGGCGCAGGAAGAAGAGCGCCGCCGGATCAGCCGCGAGCTGCACGACGACACCGCGCAGGTGCTCACCGCCACCACCCGCCGCGTGGCCCGGCTGGCGCGCGACCTCAGCGGCGAACAGCGGGAGCGCGCCAACGACATTCAGCAGGACCTCAATGCTGCCATTGACGGCGTGCGCCGCTTTGCCCGCAACCTGCGCCCCAGCGTGCTGGACGACCTGGGCCTGCTGCCCGCGCTGGAATGGCTGGCCTCGGCCGCCTCCACCCTGACGCGCCTGGAGGTCAGCGGCCAGGAACGGCGCCTGAACCCGGCCACCGAACTCACCCTGTTCCGGCTGGCCCAGGAGGCCCTGAACAACGTGGACAAGCATGCCCGCGCCTCCACCGCCGCCATCCGCGTGGCCTTTGACGGCGCCCATGTGCGCCTCGCCATTACCGACGACGGCCAGGGCTTTACCCCCGATCAGGCCCAGCAGCGCGCCGAGGCCGGCCACCTGGGCCTGATTGGCCTGCGCGAGCGCGTGACCCTGACGGGCGGCACCCTGGAGGTCGAGAGCAGCCCCGGCACGGGGACGACGCTGGTGTTCACGCTGCCGGGGTAG